A window from Aliamphritea hakodatensis encodes these proteins:
- a CDS encoding FMN-dependent NADH-azoreductase yields MKKLLQINSGMHGSASHSTQLASEFSEAYLHHNPGSEVTVRDLNASPVPHLNAETFATFHDPEAAVSPKQKDALSLSDTLVGELQEADVLVLGVPMYNLGIPSTLKAWIDHVARARVTFRYTATGVEGLLQNKKAYIMMARGGEYAGTPADVQTQYLKLMLSFIGITDIHFIYAEGLAKGPEKQATALQAATQQMHEALQSKEPAGIPV; encoded by the coding sequence ATGAAAAAACTTCTACAGATCAACAGCGGCATGCATGGCTCGGCCTCTCATTCAACCCAACTGGCCAGTGAATTCAGCGAGGCATACCTGCACCACAATCCCGGCTCCGAAGTCACCGTCAGAGATCTGAATGCCAGCCCGGTGCCGCACCTGAATGCCGAAACATTTGCCACCTTCCACGATCCGGAAGCGGCGGTATCGCCAAAGCAGAAAGATGCGCTGAGTTTATCCGACACACTGGTCGGGGAGCTTCAGGAAGCTGACGTGCTTGTGCTGGGCGTGCCTATGTACAACCTGGGCATTCCTTCAACGTTAAAAGCCTGGATCGATCACGTAGCCAGAGCGCGGGTCACCTTCCGCTACACGGCCACCGGGGTTGAAGGCCTGCTGCAGAACAAAAAAGCCTACATTATGATGGCCAGAGGCGGCGAATATGCCGGTACCCCTGCGGATGTGCAAACACAGTACCTCAAGCTTATGCTCAGCTTTATTGGCATAACCGACATCCACTTCATCTATGCTGAAGGGCTGGCGAAAGGGCCAGAAAAACAAGCCACAGCCCTACAGGCCGCCACTCAGCAGATGCACGAAGCATTACAAAGCAAAGAGCCTGCCGGTATTCCGGTATAA